Within Dysgonomonas sp. HDW5A, the genomic segment AGATTTATAAAAGTCTTATGAAACAGATCAACATCTATTTAGCGATATTGTGCGCAATTGCAATGTCTTTGTTTTCTTGTAATACGAAGAAAACACCAACTCGTGATAACATTATTGAATTTGACACAATCCATTCTGTACAAAACTATCACTGGGACAATGACTCTACTCAGCCTTCATGCAATTTAAAACTGACCTTTATCTATCCTGTATCTTATGATGATAAAGCTATTTTAGATTCATTGCAGCGTATCTTTGTATCTTGTTTCTTTGATGAAACATACGGTCTATACAATCCCAAAGATGCAGTAGCAAATTATGGAAAAGCATATATAGAGAATTACAAAGAGGATGTGAAAATATTCTCTGAAAATAACGATTCTCATGACGACAGGGAAGAGTTCTTCTCCTATTATGAAACAACATCTAACCAGATTAAATTTAATCAGGCAGATATTCTTGCATTTCAAGTTACTCAGTCTAACTACAAAGGTGGAGCCAGTTCTTATGAATTTCTAAAGAACTATGTAATCAATCTGAAAACAGGAAAGCTAATTACCGAAGACGATATTTTCAAACCCGGATATGAGAAGCTTTTGACCCCTATTTTTAAAGATTATTTGATAAAATCGAACAAAGTTCAGTCCATTAATGAACTGGAAGATTTAGGATATTTTGGTATCGACGAAATGGCTCCTAATGATAACTTCTTATTAGATACTAAGGGAATCACTTATATATTCAATAAAGGAGAATATTCTGCTTATAAGCTCGATGCCATCAAAGTTTTTATTCCATTCAATGAGATAGATCTTGCTTTGAAAGACGACTCTCCAATCTCACAACTTATCAATAAATAAAGCCTACGGCTTTATTTATTTGACACGACAGTTATAACAGCATTAAACATTGCATATCATTTAAGTACTGATGGATATACTATTAAAATATTTCCCGACTCTTACCGACTTACAAAAAAAACAGTTTGGTGCATTATACGATTTGTACTTAGACTGGAACTCTAAGATAAATGTAATTTCAAGAAAAGATATAGAGAACCTCTACATACACCATGTTCTACATTCCTTAGGAATAGCCAAAGTAATCAACTTTACCAAAGGCAGCCAGATTTTGGATGTGGGAACAGGTGGCGGATTTCCCGGTGTACCACTGGCTATACTTTTCCCCGATTCTCATTTCTTATTAGTAGATAGTATCGGCAAAAAAATCAAAGTAGCAACAGAGGTATCCAACGCGATTGGTCTGGAAAATATTAGCTTCAGGCATTGCAGGGCAGAGGAAGAAAAAGGCAAATTTGATTTTGTCGTTAGTCGTGCCGTAATGCCTTTAGATGATCTGATAAAGATTACCCGTAAAAACGTATCACACGAGCAAAAGAATCCTCTGCCTAACGGCCTTATCTGCTTAAAAGGCGGAGAACTTGAAGGAGAGATCCACCCGTTTAAGAAATATGCAGAGGTGGACGATCTAAAGAACTTCTTTGAGGAAGACTTTTTTGAAACTAAAAAAGTAGTATACGTTCCTTTATAAGTAAAGATAAATATAATGAGACATACAAGCTTGCTAACAAGTTAGTATGCAACTTCACAAGTTTATAACAGAAAGACCTACTCTATTTTTAGAATTTAATTTCACGATTATGAAGATTAAGACTTTTGAATTTAACCCAATAGCCGAAAATACATATATATTGTATGACGACACAAAAGAATGTGTTATTATTGATGCCGGAGCTTTTTATCAGGATGAAAAACAAGAGTTACTCGACTTTATTCTGGATAATAACTTAATTGTAAAGCATCTGCTAAATACACATCTACATTTTGACCATGTATTTGGAAACAGTTTCATTTTAGAGCAATTCCATCTACATACAAAAGCACATCAGGCTGATGAGTTTCTATTGGAAGGTATGCCTGCTCAAATGAGAATGTTCGGATTCCCAAATGCAGAGTCAGCACCGGCAATAGGAACTTATATAAAAGAAGGAGATACCATTGAATTTGGCAATCAGAAACTAATCATCCTTGAAGTTCCCGGACATTCACCCGGCAGTGTAGCTTTTTACAGCGAAAAAGGCAATTGTGTAATAGTAGGTGATGCTTTGTTCAGAGGCAGTATCGGTCGTACCGATTTAGCGCAAGGAAATCAGGAACAGCTTCTTGAAGCTATCCGACAAAAACTATTTACCTTACCTCCCGAGACAATTGTTTATCCCGGTCACGGTCCTGCAACAACAATCAAAGAGGAAATGAGAAGTAATCCGTTTTTTGCGGTCAGATAACCTTCTACTTTTTCAAATTATAGATATAAATAGGGCTTAGCCTTAAAATAAAAAGAGATTGCCATAAGCAATCTCTTTTTTGTATATATATATCTGTCGATAACTGATCTTATCTGATTCTATTCAATGACTGAACCAATCGCTCGTCTGCTTTAATTTTAGACAGTGCCAGTACCGTTAATATTAATGATATTGCAGGTAATGCCAAGCCATATTCAACTTTAGCGAATTTCGCATCCAATACTGCCTGTCCTGTGTATAAGTAAGCGGCAAATGCAGTATAAAAAAGAATAATGAAAACAATCGAAACATAAGACATTTTTATTTGCAGTTTTCGTTTCTTAAACAAGAATATGGAAACAAAACTAAGCAAAGCACTTATAACTGCACAGACAGCTATACCCCAAGACGGATATACGAGTGTTATGCCATTCTCAAAAACACCCATGCTTTTAAAAAGATAAAAGCTATCGGATGCTCCAATCAGTACAGCCAGAGGTGTACATACAACTACAGCCATAAGAATGGCTGCAATTAATAGATATACGGATTGTATACGTTGTATCATTTAGAAATTGTCTTTGTCCTTATTAGGGTTTCTATAATATACTTTTCCTTCAGTATATTCCTGAGCTGCAATTAAAGCTGCTTTCGGCAATTTTTCGTAATATCTCGAAATCTCGATTTGTTCACGGTTTTCAAAAACCTCCTCTAAGTTATCGCTATAAGAAGCAAACTCCTGAAGCTTTCTGTCCAAATCCTGTTTCATTTCCACAGCTATTTGGTTTGCTCTCTTTCCAATAATTCGTACTGTTTCGTAGACATTACCTGTATCAGCAGACAAGCTCATCATATCTCTCGTGATTGTATTGCTTGGTGCATTTGTCTTCTTGTAATCCATAACTTTATTCGCTATAATGAATGTGATGTTTATTTACCTTCTAATTTCTTTTCGTTTTCCAGTTCGTCATCTGTCAGACCTTCGATCTTAAGATCCAACGCCTTCACAGCCTGCCTGTAGTACCTGTTGGCTTCTCTTTTATACTTCCCTTCGGGAAACATATTCAAGTAGTTATAGTG encodes:
- the rsmG gene encoding 16S rRNA (guanine(527)-N(7))-methyltransferase RsmG, with amino-acid sequence MDILLKYFPTLTDLQKKQFGALYDLYLDWNSKINVISRKDIENLYIHHVLHSLGIAKVINFTKGSQILDVGTGGGFPGVPLAILFPDSHFLLVDSIGKKIKVATEVSNAIGLENISFRHCRAEEEKGKFDFVVSRAVMPLDDLIKITRKNVSHEQKNPLPNGLICLKGGELEGEIHPFKKYAEVDDLKNFFEEDFFETKKVVYVPL
- a CDS encoding DUF4293 domain-containing protein, translating into MIQRIQSVYLLIAAILMAVVVCTPLAVLIGASDSFYLFKSMGVFENGITLVYPSWGIAVCAVISALLSFVSIFLFKKRKLQIKMSYVSIVFIILFYTAFAAYLYTGQAVLDAKFAKVEYGLALPAISLILTVLALSKIKADERLVQSLNRIR
- a CDS encoding RsiV family protein — protein: MKQINIYLAILCAIAMSLFSCNTKKTPTRDNIIEFDTIHSVQNYHWDNDSTQPSCNLKLTFIYPVSYDDKAILDSLQRIFVSCFFDETYGLYNPKDAVANYGKAYIENYKEDVKIFSENNDSHDDREEFFSYYETTSNQIKFNQADILAFQVTQSNYKGGASSYEFLKNYVINLKTGKLITEDDIFKPGYEKLLTPIFKDYLIKSNKVQSINELEDLGYFGIDEMAPNDNFLLDTKGITYIFNKGEYSAYKLDAIKVFIPFNEIDLALKDDSPISQLINK
- a CDS encoding DNA-directed RNA polymerase subunit omega, giving the protein MDYKKTNAPSNTITRDMMSLSADTGNVYETVRIIGKRANQIAVEMKQDLDRKLQEFASYSDNLEEVFENREQIEISRYYEKLPKAALIAAQEYTEGKVYYRNPNKDKDNF
- a CDS encoding MBL fold metallo-hydrolase is translated as MKIKTFEFNPIAENTYILYDDTKECVIIDAGAFYQDEKQELLDFILDNNLIVKHLLNTHLHFDHVFGNSFILEQFHLHTKAHQADEFLLEGMPAQMRMFGFPNAESAPAIGTYIKEGDTIEFGNQKLIILEVPGHSPGSVAFYSEKGNCVIVGDALFRGSIGRTDLAQGNQEQLLEAIRQKLFTLPPETIVYPGHGPATTIKEEMRSNPFFAVR